A single genomic interval of Saccharomyces eubayanus strain FM1318 chromosome IV, whole genome shotgun sequence harbors:
- the PTC4 gene encoding type 2C protein phosphatase PTC4 yields the protein MGQLLSHPLTEKTIEYNEYKNNQASTGVVPRFYNCVGSMQGYRLTQEDAHLIRNENSTVYVRFFNPFIDKYETLSLNVFAVFDGHGGDDCSKFLGGSHHHRDGNGNNNGNGDTSAGLIKWIAYSFENHHYTSSTNNDASKFKRSFKTLEGLVSQILKDAFILQDEELYRHFANCSCGSTAVVACIINEESLYVANCGDSRCILSSKANGIKTMSFDHKPQHIGELIRINDNGGTVSLGRVGGVLALSRAFSDFQFKRGVTYPHRRTKLTNVTQHLTGGTPPQEAQVTAEPDVLMHKIDYTKDEFLVLACDGIWDIYNNKQLIHFIKYHLVSGTKLDAIITKLLDHGIAQANSNTGVGFDNMTAIIVVLNRKGESLQDWFNKMKTRLERERGLV from the coding sequence atgGGTCAGCTACTTTCTCACCCTTTGACTGAGAAGACTATAGAATACAATGAATATAAAAACAACCAGGCTTCGACTGGCGTCGTCCCGCGATTTTACAATTGTGTGGGGTCTATGCAGGGATATCGTTTGACTCAAGAAGATGCACACCTAATCAGAAATGAAAACTCCACGGTATACGTACGATTTTTCAATCCGTTCATAGACAAGTACGAAACTTTATCGTTGAATGTCTTTGCAGTCTTCGATGGCCACGGTGGTGACGACTGTTCCAAATTTTTAGGCGGGAGCCACCACCATCGCGACGGTAATGGTAACAACAATGGTAATGGTGACACCAGTGCTGGCCTGATCAAATGGATTGCCTACAGTTTTGAAAACCATCATTATACTTCCTCAACGAACAATGATGCTTCCAAGTTCAAAAGATCTTTTAAAACTCTGGAAGGGTTGGTCTCTCAAATTCTTAAGGACGCTTTTATATTACAAGATGAAGAGCTATACCGACATTTTGCCAACTGTTCATGCGGATCTACCGCCGTAGTCGCATGTATCATAAACGAAGAATCCCTATACGTAGCCAACTGTGGTGATTCGCGAtgtattctttcttcaaaggcCAATGGTATAAAGACAATGTCTTTCGACCATAAGCCGCAACACATAGGTGAATTGATACGTATAAACGATAACGGAGGCACCGTTTCCCTTGGCAGAGTGGGCGGAGTATTGGCTCTCAGCAGAGCATTTAGCGATTTCCAATTTAAAAGAGGTGTCACATATCCACacagaagaacaaaactaACAAATGTTACTCAACATCTAACCGGCGGGACTCCGCCGCAAGAAGCGCAAGTCACTGCTGAACCGGATGTACTGATGCATAAAATCGACTACACTAAAGATGAGTTTTTAGTGTTAGCGTGTGACGGTATATGGGATATTTATAATAACAAACAACTGATCCATTTTATAAAGTACCACCTAGTGTCAGGAACGAAGTTGGATGCTATAATAACGAAATTGCTTGATCACGGAATAGCGCAGGCAAATAGCAATACTGGTGTTGGGTTCGACAACATGACTGCCATTATTGTGGTACTGAATAGAAAAGGCGAATCGCTACAAGATTGGTTCAATAAAATGAAGACCCGCTTagagagagaaagaggTTTAGTGTAA
- the TFC1 gene encoding transcription factor TFIIIC subunit TFC1 — MSSDGTEEPLATLSAIPDSAADQAPPVIADEFTLDLPRIPSLELPLNVSTKHASIQKAIRMCGGIEKVKEAFKEHGPIESQNGLELYLNEGYDRDGSKTYFNEHPIIGKRVPFRDESVILKVTMPKGTLAKNNNSLKDSITSLKNSNKLRVTPVSIVDNTIKFREMSDFQIKLDNVPSAKEFKSSFGSLEWDNFKNFVNSVPDNDSQPQENIGNLVLDRSVRIPSTDFQLPPPPKLSMVGFPLLYKYKANPFAKKKKNGVTEVKGTYIKNYQLFVHDLSEKSVIPSHAHEQLLNDFDVAKKTKVYPGTKSDSNFYQSLEECLQILSELFAKRPIWVKRHLDGIVPKKVHHTIKIALALISYRFTMGPWRNTYIKFGTDPRSSPEYAQYQTEYFKIERKLLSSPRVKKNVPKPPPLVFESDTPGDIDSRFKFDGERIPWYLMLQIDLLISEPNIAEVFSNVEYLDKANELTGWFKELDLVKMRRIVKYELGCMVQGNYEYNKYKLKYFKTMLFVKESMVLENKNSEEDNTGVNDNLDADGDIDMDVGTQGSSAVSITNVDIAVGDDDDDNDAITEEPDDAALENEEMDTNQNLKVPANADDDVDADEEEQEGFDIKTASFQDIINRIARLDPKTAATMKRDLKGFVNEANL, encoded by the coding sequence ATGTCATCGGATGGTACAGAAGAACCTCTTGCGACCCTTTCGGCAATTCCGGATTCTGCCGCCGATCAAGCACCGCCGGTAATAGCAGATGAATTTACATTAGATCTACCTAGAATTCCAAGTTTGGAATTGCCGCTTAATGTCTCCACAAAGCACGCTAGTATACAAAAAGCCATAAGAATGTGTGGAGGGATTGAAAAAGTGAAGGAAGCCTTCAAGGAACATGGCCCTATCGAATCTCAAAATGGCCTAGAACTATATTTAAACGAAGGTTACGATAGAGACGGCTCTAAAACGTATTTTAACGAACACCCTATAATTGGCAAAAGAGTTCCCTTTAGAGATGAATCTGTAATACTAAAAGTCACAATGCCCAAGGGAACCTTAgccaaaaacaataatagtCTTAAAGATTCAATCACTtcgctgaaaaattctaatAAATTGAGAGTCACTCCTGTTTCCATAGTAGATAATACTATTAAATTTAGAGAGATGTcagattttcaaattaaatTAGACAATGTCCCCTCCGCAAAAGAGTTCAAAAGTAGTTTTGGTTCCTTGGAGTGGGataacttcaaaaattttgtCAATTCTGTACCAGATAATGACTCTCAACCTCAGGAAAATATCGGGAATTTGGTCTTGGACCGTAGCGTTAGAATACCAAGTACGGACTTCCAattaccaccaccacctaAATTATCAATGGTTGGGTTTCCTTTActgtataaatataaagcTAATCCATTcgcaaaaaagaagaaaaacggTGTTACTGAAGTCAAGGGAACATACATCAAAAACTATCAGTTATTTGTCCACGATCTAAGTGAGAAGAGTGTTATTCCATCCCATGCCCACGAACAGTTGCTAAATGATTTCGACGTGGcgaagaaaacgaaagtTTATCCAGGCACTAAAAGTGATTCCAACTTTTATCAATCGCTGGAGGAATGTCTACAAATTCTAAGTGAGCTATTTGCTAAACGGCCCATTTGGGTTAAAAGACATCTTGATGGGATTGTCCCGAAAAAGGTACACCATACCATTAAGATAGCACTAGCACTCATATCTTACCGTTTCACGATGGGGCCTTGGAGAAACACATATATTAAATTTGGAACAGACCCTAGAAGTTCTCCAGAATATGCCCAATATCAAACTGAATATTTTAagattgaaagaaaattgttGTCTTCTCcaagagtgaaaaaaaatgtaccCAAACCACCACCCTTAGTATTTGAATCTGACACACCAGGCGATATTGATAGTAGGTTTAAATTTGACGGGGAAAGAATACCGTGGTATTTGATGTTACAGATTGATTTGTTAATCAGTGAGCCGAATATCGCAGAGGTTTTTAGTAATGTCGAGTACTTAGATAAGGCAAATGAATTGACGGGTTGGTTCAAAGAATTAGACTTGGTAAAAATGAGAAGGATAGTGAAGTACGAACTTGGTTGCATGGTCCAAGGGAATTATGAATACAACAAATATAAATTGAAGTACTTTAAAACAATGTTGTTTGTTAAAGAATCCATGGTGctagaaaacaagaattcAGAGGAAGACAACACGGGAGTTAACGACAATTTAGACGCAGACGGGGATATAGATATGGATGTCGGTACTCAAGGGTCATCCGCGGTTTCAATCACGAACGTCGATATTGCTGTtggcgatgatgatgacgataatGACGCTATAACTGAGGAGCCAGATGATGCCGCcttagaaaatgaagaaatggatACCAATCAAAACTTGAAGGTACCGGCAAATGCAGACGATGATGTTGACgcagatgaagaagagcaagaagGTTTCGATATCAAAACAGCAAGTTTCCAAGATATTATCAACAGAATAGCTAGGCTTGATCCTAAAACGGCCGCCACTATGAAAAGGGATCTTAAGGGATTTGTCAATGAGGCCAATTTGTAG
- the MRPL36 gene encoding mitochondrial 54S ribosomal protein bL31m: MLKFIFGKRFASTGSYPGSSRITLPRRPAKKIHLGKSRPAIYHQFDVKMELSDGSVVVRRSQYPKSEIRLIQDQRNNPLWNPSRDDLVIVDANSGGSLDKFKKRYSSMFSVDTASAGSGSGEPNVPEGSEKEAQVKKEEEKEVVEEAFGMDDYLSLLDDGEQQIKSGKLANKKKDKK; the protein is encoded by the coding sequence ATGTTGAAGTTCATATTCGGGAAGCGGTTTGCTTCCACGGGGTCATATCCTGGTTCTTCAAGAATCACTTTACCAAGAAGGcctgcaaaaaaaattcatctGGGGAAATCTCGACCGGCCATTTATCACCAATTCGATGTTAAAATGGAGTTGAGTGATGGGAGTGTAGTTGTTCGCAGGTCACAGTATCCAAAGAGCGAGATTAGATTGATTCAAGACCAAAGAAACAACCCATTATGGAACCCTAGTAGAGATGATCTGGTGATCGTGGATGCTAATTCTGGTGGTAGTCTGgataaattcaaaaagaggTACAGTTCTATGTTTTCCGTAGATACAGCATCTGCTGGTTCTGGTTCTGGAGAGCCTAACGTTCCCGAAGGGagtgaaaaagaagcacaagttaaaaaggaagaggaaaaggaagttgttgaagaagcaTTTGGTATGGATGACTACCTATCGCTACTAGACGATGGTGAACAACAGATTAAGTCAGGTAAATTGGCcaataagaagaaagataagaaataa